In Nematostella vectensis chromosome 2, jaNemVect1.1, whole genome shotgun sequence, one genomic interval encodes:
- the LOC5509072 gene encoding uncharacterized protein LOC5509072 isoform X1, producing MEDAIERAKEVTKKIFDLYRKYGANDYIGEPVSQTEHMVQAAMLAEKEGFGDDVILGAFFHDIGHLIGFDQGLSQMGDVGTDKHDIVGQTYLRDLGFPDSVTNMVWGHVEAKRYLVFKDAGYHEKEFLLAACGITPNTYSTTSTNGSYHTQAKAQSHDKIVAASHTQTTSARLTQTKAARHDCNQSSNITGISSVTQFKRTPLESLAKDPFKLKIQQLSEKTVEEPLSKRFATETNFPICFTRNSTKDSFTENDITNVFDTGSQNKLLTTRTSQQDKALHQKTIVNRNTLPSGSSARVFSQSKLLNSRNANHSAVLHSKSKETPQRINDNFPAGTTNTTPGQAYTETPRRDKFRVPGVSNNECLPRRSNPKTPKTDNDNEALKKNKNITPRRSDTPSREYSITPRRSQRKFPGPAGLLPKLTPGQNIAESNVPNVSPISRRTSPTIQTPVLQSSSEDEDFNRDPWLSMYKEFIENAPSVMRYTVGKVLKEAAAQNLKHGKVPCLCVLMKTFSPIGADASILLKDPTGEIHGTLHRKVLEEYQTELGTGAGLILKQVSVFSPSPRKHYLNITPGNILQIFSPNSTLSTGSQPLTTQTTQPLSSQRLQSSQRSVAGDDFSTQELFLNDTSQQCSSNVAVEVPKENFDDLLQGLDEDDLFDDSLMAF from the exons ATGGAGGATGCCATAGAGAGGGCCAAAGAGGTAACGAAGAAGATCTTTGATCTTTACCGGAAATATGGAGCTAATGACTACATCGGAGAGCCAGTCTCGCAGACAGAACACATGGTGCAGGCTGCAATGCTAGCGGAAAAAGAAGGCTTCGGTGATGATGTTATCCTAGGTGCATTCTTCCATGACATCGGGCATTTGATCGGATTCGATCAAGGGTTGTCCCAAATGGGTGATGTAGGGACAGATAAGCATGATATTGTGGGCCAGACGTATCTCCGCGATCTCGGCTTTCCCGACAGTGTTACTAACATGGTCTGGGGCCATGTTGAGGCTAAGAGATATCTTGTCTTTAAGGACGCCGGCTATCATGAAAAG GAGTTTCTTCTGGCTGCTTGTGGTATTACCCCCAACACATATTCGACAACCTCCACAAATGGATCCTACCACACTCAAGCAAAAGCCCAAAGCCATGACAAAATAGTAGCTGCAAGCCACACCCAAACAACATCTGCAAGATTGACACAAACAAAGGCTGCAAGACATGACTGTAATCAATCTTCAAATATAACTGGGATAAGTTCTGTGACACAATTCAAGAGAACACCTTTGGAATCACTTGCAAAAGACCCTTTTAAATTAAAGATCCAGCAACTTTCTGAGAAAACAGTTGAAGAACCACTATCTAAAAGGTTTGCAACTGAGACAAATTTTCCAATATGCTTCACAAGAAATAGCACCAAGGATTCGTTTACTGAAAATGATATCACAAATGTGTTTGATACAGGATCTCAAAACAAGCTCTTGACTACAAGAACTAGCCAACAAGATAAGGCTCTCCACCAAAAAACCATAGTCAACAGAAATACTTTGCCATCTGGCTCCTCCGCAAGAGTGTTCTCCCAGTCAAAACTTTTAAATTCTCGTAATGCCAATCACAGTGCAGTACTGCATAGTAAAAGTAAGGAGACTCCTCAAAGAATCAATGACAATTTTCCTGCAGGTACCACAAACACAACCCCTGGACAAGCCTATACTGAAACCCCTAGAAGAGACAAATTCAGAGTTCCTGGAGTGAGCAATAATGAATGTTTACCTAGAAGAAGCAATCCCAAGACTCCTAAAacagataatgataatgaagctctaaagaaaaacaaaaacattactCCAAGAAGAAGTGACACACCGAGTAGAGAATATAGCATTACCCCAAGGAGATCCCAGAGAAAGTTCCCAGGGCCTGCCGGGCTGCTACCAAAACTG aCTCCAGGGCAAAACATTGCTGAATCAAATGTCCCGAATGTATCCCCAATATCCCGCCGCACCAGCCCCACCATTCAAACTCCAGTTCTT CAATCGTCATCAGAGGATGAAGATTTCAACAGAGATCCATGGCTCTCCATGTACAAAGAATTTATTGAAA ATGCCCCATCAGTAATGAGGTACACAGTTGGTAAAGTCTTAAAAGAG GCAGCTGCACAAAATCTTAAGCATGGCAAGGTCCCTTGTCTGTGTGTCCTTATGAAAACATTCTCGCCAATAGGGGCAGATGCCAGCATTCTATTAAAAGACCCTACAG GTGAGATCCATGGAACATTGCATCGAAAAGTCTTAGAGGAGTACCAAACAGAGCTAGGTACAGGAGCCGGGCTGATCCTTAAACAG GTGTCGGTATTCAGTCCTTCTCCAAGAAAACACTACCTGAATATAACTCCTGGAAACATTTTACAGATCTTCTCCCCCAACTCCACGCTTAGCACAGGGAGTCAGCCGCTG acaACGCAAACAACACAACCCCTCAGTTCTCAAAGACTTCAAAGTTCCCAGAGAAG TGTGGCTGGGGATGACTTTAGTACGCAAGAGCTTTTTCTTAATGATACAAGTCAGCAGTGTTCATCTAATGTTGCCGTAGAGGTACCCAAAG AAAACTTTGATGACCTTCTCCAGGGATTGGATGAAGATGATCTATTTGATGATTCTTTGATGGCTTTTTAG
- the LOC5509075 gene encoding uncharacterized protein C17orf98: MASATQYKLARCVKNGPPQRTPEELKLLEKGFVLDNIAVSTLADDSGRANPKMNTAIPPYNAQKDKHATDYFTKRTVQRLLTRTQQRPPGDSIMGKQMDKFYTRGMMGAYLTYRNSAGAGHSKGQVGGHGMFMENLPPINGWHGPFGFRRNTPWLRRQPSVFIGKIDSRSVVP, encoded by the exons ATGGCGTCCGCCACACAGTACAAACTAGCTCGTTGTGTAAAAAATGGGCCTCCACAGAGAACCCCGGAGGAGCTAAAGCTTCTAGAGAAAGGCTTTGTGCTCGACAACATAGCTGTTAGCACTTTAGCTGACGACTCTGGCCGCGCAAACCCCAAAATGAATACCGCGATACCACCATACAATGCCCAAAAGGACAAGCATGCTACCGATTATTTCACCAAGAGAACGGTCCAGAGATTGCTAACACGAACGCAACAG CGCCCCCCAGGGGACTCAATAATGGGTAAACAAATGGATAAGTTCTACACCAGAGGGATGATGGGGGCCTACCTAACATACCGTAACAGTGCAGGAGCAG GTCACTCTAAAGGTCAAGTCGGAGGGCATGGAATGTTCATGGAAAACCTCCCACCAATAAATGGATGGCATGGGCCATTTGGATTCAGGAGGAACACGCCCTGGCTAAGACGACAACCTTCAGTATTCATAG GGAAAATCGACAGCAGATCAGTTGTGCCTTAG
- the LOC5509074 gene encoding double-stranded RNA-specific editase 1 — protein sequence MESKMAAIQSEIETANKIPILREMAEQVDIGLKRRLDDSDEMMPDETSLEHQGMVGFEKTKRRSAKKRKTSSNAAFKTPLMQLNEYKPGLEFRLVSQEGPPHDTTFVVAVTVNGQTYEGKGSSKQRAKHDAAEKALQSCVQLPFNIKTEYAPTNEDFTADATGNSFTENSENGQKTSDPSKLGKADISKHPVMYLNELHPTQIDYQFEEGTSEHDKFICNIELNGVEFSGTGTSKKKAKVVAATKALAKVYGKVNAFDSCVVPGISTNGSTPTAQQPPATQLPQEVADHIAHIVVEKYQSLTSTLGDAAKRKVLAGIVMVRGSQAGGQARFDMISIGTGTKFISGEYISDKGYAVNDCHGEIIARRGLRKFLYNQLELCVQGDQNSSIFELKPSGLYGLKDQVEFHLYISTSPCGDARVFSPHEGDPEEIDRHANSKKRGILRVKIENGEGTIPVANCDSAIQTWDGVIGTEKLRTMSCSDKICKWNTLGVQGALLSHFIEPVYFTSIILGSLYRYNHMARAMYERVGPVEDLPGIYRCHQPLMNKVSFPESRIPGKAPKHSLNWLCDEDIIENINAVTGKLTEAAQPSRLCKQAMFTKFLALWAKLRQSQTPPRLYDEAKLSAEAYQKAKASLMMAFINNGLGVWIRKPLEQDQFGLVA from the exons ATGGAGAGCAAAATGGCAGCTATACAAAGCGAGATCGAAACTGCCAACAAGATCCCGATTCTTAGGGAAATGGCCGAACAAGTCGACATTGGGTTAAAGCGGAGACTTGATGATAGCGACGAAATGATGCCGGATGAAACTTCGCTTGAACATCAAGGAATGGTGGGGTTTGAGAAAACTAAACGAAGAAGTGCAAAAAAGCGAAAGACTTCCTCAAATGCGGCTTTCAAGACTCCTTTGATGCAACTCAATGAGTATAAGCCGGGCTTAGAGTTTCGATTAGTGAGCCAAGAAGGACCCCCACACGATACTACGTTTGTAGTCGCGGTTACCGTGAACGGGCAAACTTACGAAGGCAAAGGCTCAAGTAAACAACGAGCGAAACACGACGCGGCAGAGAAAGCGCTTCAGTCGTGTGTACAACTTCCTTTCAACATAAAAACGGAGTATGCGCCTACTAACGAGGACTTTACTGCTGACGCCACGGGGAATTCTTTCACGGAGAATTCAGAGAACGGCCAGAAAACGTCAGATCCTTCCAAACTCGGCAAGGCAGACATTTCAAAGCACCCTGTGATGTATTTGAATGAGCTCCATCCAACTCAGATCGACTACCAGTTTGAGGAAGGGACATCAGAGCACGACAAATTCATCTGTAACATTGAGCTGAATGGTGTAGAGTTTTCCGGTACAGGCACTAGCAAGAAGAAGGCGAAAGTGGTAGCTGCCACCAAAGCCTTAGCAAAGGTGTATGGTAAGGTCAATGCGTTTGACTCATGTGTTGTGCCTGGAATTAGTACCAATGGTTCTACACCAACGGCCCAGCAGCCACCAGCAACCCAGCTGCCGCAAGAGGTTGCCGACCACATTGCTCACATTGTAGTGGAGAAGTACCAGAGCCTGACGTCCACATTAGGTGACGCAGCCAAACGAAAGGTGCTCGCCGGCATTGTCATGGTGAGGGGATCACAGGCTGGGGGACAGGCAAGATTTGACATGATTAGCATCGGTACTGGGACAAAGTTTATCAGTGGTGAGTACATCAGCGACAAAGGATATGCTGTTAATGACTGCCATGGGGAGATCATTGCACGAAGAGGCTTGCGCAAATTCTTATACAACCAGCTTGAATTATGTGTCCAAGGTGACCAGAATTCCTCCATATTTGAGTTAAAGCCAAGTGGCTTGTATGGTCTAAAAGATCAAGTTGAGTTCCATTTGTATATAAGCACATCTCCCTGTGGCGACGCCAGAGTGTTCTCTCCACATGAAGGAGACCCTGAAGAGATTGATCGCCATGCCAACAGTAAAAAACGTGGGATATTGAGGGTCAAGATAGAGAATGGAGAAG gAACCATCCCAGTGGCTAACTGTGACTCTGCAATTCAAACTTGGGACGGGGTTATAGGAACAGAGAAGCTGCGCACCATGTCATGCAGTGATAAGATATGTAAATGGAACACACTCGGAGTGCAAGGGGCCCTTCTGAGTCACTTTATTGAGCCGGTCTACTTCACATCAATCATTCTAGGAAGCTTATACAG ATACAATCACATGGCGAGAGCAATGTATGAGCGTGTTGGTCCAGTTGAAGATCTTCCAGGAATATATAGATGCCACCAACCCTTGATGAACAAAGTCTCTTTCCCAGAGTCTAGAATCCCAGGAAAAGCACCAAAACACAGTTTGAACTGGTTGTGTGATGAGGATATCATAGAGAATATCAACGCTGTCACTGGGAAGCTGACAGAAGCAGCCCAGCCTTCACGTCTTTGCAAGCAGGCCATGTTCACCAAGTTCCTGGCTCTGTGGGCCAAACTACGGCAATCCCAGACTCCGCCAAGGCTCTATGATGAAGCTAAGTTATCTGCTGAAGCCTATCAGAAAGCTAAGGCATCTCTGATGATGGCATTTATAAACAATGGCTTGGGTGTGTGGATACGCAAACCCTTAGAGCAGGACCAATTTGGACTAGTAGCATAG
- the LOC5509088 gene encoding glutamate receptor ionotropic, NMDA 1 → MLLSRLGLNFLFCALVLYILTIDLGYARDGTIVKVGVVYDGSASGTETDSLYDWREMMSSLNSPEDKVDLQIIPISVQQVHIPQLFKVFCSRVINEDVAVLVLHTNDRLCRYIASLAAYFWIPVLGTSCQDPLLSDKDVYRSFVRVVPPSTQQFRVALELLQYTGNSEAFVIVGDEVTQGKAIEFFTEISSVDIKVVRVHNVRQPEINAILLKIKASITRAVFLYCDLATARVILWNARDFRMFKEDFMWIVSENVVRNADELFAFPSGIHGIRAKGTDTPDTYYRLRLEEGFAIIKRTFSLLNEVDVRRMSRSSASCLASGHWQYGRGLVSKIMKTQLKHSSEIIKFDDRGDRANFTYETVFLNEAVDFDKSWMTVSSWVDGKMTLAASEYLTPKGKGALGMPVLRAAVVEYPPLTMKSAYTPYIGCNQGIECVEYRGPGREHYTKYCCYGLAIDVLNYVKTELEFEPFVYFVRDGNYGAKNLTSGEWNGVVRDLIRGEADISIDLMTNEARSDVVDFSLRWTHAGLALLVLVGEKNVEPIDFAFFDPFTWQLWVGIIATVNVYLVALWIADRLSPYGYHQINKRSVDNKRHFELDGSMWYCWGVCFDNQFVEQRPAAYSSRAMSVCLAMFALLCLTSYTANLTAHLVSDDTKPYVTGIRDKKFTAKDSQISSGVVKSSYVDSYFELNQDPVMQMLFRRMRDNGHLVDNFTDGVRRVKSGELDIFISEILSLDYEVAKQKNTGYPRLQVVGASKPFADTGYSYSFRKNSTWKPKFDLVVNRLKAENKPSEQYKKWVSAGKKDAEEPHEQLTQHSLSGVFFLGASLAIVACLFLLVENKLWSMGLVYRSLRKCTETYNRGRRRFSNEIHRKLLEFNRRENRDSQVMPDISHYMEERRKTMVSLHSIYNPRAIKSKLNERLDSPTNTDSV, encoded by the exons ATGTTATTAAGCAGACTTGGGttgaattttcttttttgcgcGTTGGTACTTTATATTCTCACGATCGACCTTGGTTATGCGCGTGATGGCACCATCGTCAAAGTTGGAGTTGTCTACGATGGTTCTGCCTCTGGCACAGAAACAGATTCGCTTTATGACTGGAGGGAAATGATGAGCTCACTAAACAGCCCTGAAGACAAGGTGGATTTGCAAATTATACCGATCTCAGTTCAACAAGTTCATATTCCGCAATTATTTAAAGTGTTCTGTAGTAGAGTGATCAATGAAGATGTGGCAGTACTAGTATTGCATACAAACGACCGGCTCTGCCGCTACATAGCATCTCTAGCGGCCTATTTCTGGATTCCTGTTCTTGGGACATCTTGCCAAGACCCGCTCCTCTCAGACAag GATGTTTACCGGTCATTTGTGCGGGTCGTCCCACCGAGCACCCAGCAATTCCGGGTTGCACTAGAACTTCTGCAATACACAGGCAACTCCGAGGCGTTTGTGATAGTTGGCGACGAGGTAACACAAGGCAAAGCTATAGAGTTCTTTACCGAGATCAGCTCGGTCGATATCAAGGTTGTGAGAGTGCACAATGTAAGGCAGCCGGAGATTAACGCTATTTTACTGAAGATCAAGGCGAGTATCACGCGCGCTGTGTTTCTGTACTGTGATTTAGCTACGGCTCGCGTCATTCTCTGGAACGCTAGAGACTTCAGGATGTTCAAGGAGGACTTCATGTGGATTGTTTCTGAAAATGTTGTGCGAAACGCGGACGAGCTGTTCGCGTTTCCAAGCGGAATACACGGGATACGCGCCAAGGGCACAGACACGCCCGACACTTATTACCGTCTCAGGCTAGAAGAAGGCTTCGCAATCATAAAGAGGACGTTTTCGTTATTGAATGAGGTGGATGTGAGAAGAATGTCCCGCTCTAGTGCGAGCTGTTTGGCTTCGGGACATTGGCAATATGGGCGGGGGCTCGTAAG taaaaTCATGAAAACACAGCTGAAACACTCATCGGAAATAATCAAGTTTGACGATCGGGGGGACAGGGCTAATTTCACCTATGAGACAGTGTTCCTTAATGAGGCGGTCGACTTCGACAAGTCCTGGATGACAGTAAGCTCATGGGTAGACGGTAAAATGACTCTAGCTGCCAGCGAATACCTTACTCCCAAAGGCAAAGGCGCGCTAGGCATGCCGGTTCTGCGCGCGGCTGTGGTGGAGTACCCACCGCTGACCATGAAGAGCGCATACACCCCTTACATCGGGTGCAATCAGGGAATCGAGTGCGTCGAGTACCGAGGCCCCGGCAGAGAACACTATACTAAGTATTGCTGCTATGGCCTAGCTATCGATGTACTGAACTACGTCAAAACAGAACTAGAGTTTGAACCGTTCGTGTATTTTGTCCGCGATGGAAATTACGGCGCTAAGAATTTAACGAGTGGTGAGTGGAACGGGGTGGTTCGTGACCTCATCCGCGGGGAGGCAGACATATCCATAGACCTCATGACCAACGAAGCGCGGTCAGATGTAGTGGACTTTTCCCTCAGGTGGACTCATGCTGGGCTAGCACTCCTGGTGCTGGTGGGCGAAAAGAACGTCGAACCCATCGACTTCGCGTTCTTTGACCCATTCACATGGCAGCTATGGGTTGGGATCATCGCTACCGTCAATGTGTACCTGGTAGCGCTATGGATAGCGGACCGGCTTAGCCCGTACGGCTATCATCAGATCAACAAGCGTAGCGTGGACAACAAGCGGCACTTCGAGCTGGACGGCAGCATGTGGTATTGCTGGGGCGTGTGCTTTGATAATCAGTTCGTTGAGCAACGGCCGGCGGCGTACAGCTCGCGCGCGATGAGTGTGTGCCTGGCCATGTTTGCGCTGCTGTGTCTGACCTCGTACACCGCGAACCTCACCGCACACCTCGTGTCAGACGACACCAAGCCCTACGTGACCGGGATACGAGACAAGAAG TTCACGGCGAAGGATTCTCAGATCTCGTCTGGTGTGGTCAAGTCAAGTTACGTGGACTCGTACTTTGAACTCAATCAGGACCCAGTCATGCAGATGCTATTCCGGCGCATGCGCGATAACGGACACTTGGTCGACAACTTCACGGACGGTGTTAGAAGAGTGAAGAGCGG GGAACTCGACATCTTCATCAGTGAAATCCTCTCACTTGACTACGAGGTCGCAAAGCAGAAGAACACAGGCTACCCACGCCTCCAAGTTGTGGGGGCTTCCAAGCCTTTCGCCGATACTGGATACTCATACAGCTTCCGCAAGAACTCTACGTGGAAACCCAAGTTCGACTTAGTGGTCAACCGACTCAAGGCAGAGAACAA GCCAAGCGAGCAATACAAAAAGTGGGTATCAGCGGGGAAGAAAGATGCGGAAGAACCACACGAGCAGCTCACTCAACACTCACTAAGCGGCGTGTTCTTCCTAGGCGCGTCACTCGCCATCGTCGCCTGCCTCTTTCTTCTGGTCGAGAACAAGCTGTGGAGTATGGGACTTGTCTACCGCAGCCTCAGGAAGTGCACGGAGACGTATAACCGCGGCCGAAGACGCTTCTCGAACGAGATCCACCGCAAACTACTCGAGTTTAACCGCAGAGAGAACCGCGATTCTCAAGTGATGCCTGATATATCACATTACATGGAGGAACGGCGCAAAACCATGGTATCACTGCACTCGATCTATAACCCTAGGGCGATCAAGAGTAAACTCAATGAAAGGTTGGATTCACCAACCAATACAGACTCCGTGTAG
- the LOC5509072 gene encoding homologous recombination OB-fold protein isoform X2 yields the protein MSALFAIDEDDLDLAVNDEEFLLAACGITPNTYSTTSTNGSYHTQAKAQSHDKIVAASHTQTTSARLTQTKAARHDCNQSSNITGISSVTQFKRTPLESLAKDPFKLKIQQLSEKTVEEPLSKRFATETNFPICFTRNSTKDSFTENDITNVFDTGSQNKLLTTRTSQQDKALHQKTIVNRNTLPSGSSARVFSQSKLLNSRNANHSAVLHSKSKETPQRINDNFPAGTTNTTPGQAYTETPRRDKFRVPGVSNNECLPRRSNPKTPKTDNDNEALKKNKNITPRRSDTPSREYSITPRRSQRKFPGPAGLLPKLTPGQNIAESNVPNVSPISRRTSPTIQTPVLQSSSEDEDFNRDPWLSMYKEFIENAPSVMRYTVGKVLKEAAAQNLKHGKVPCLCVLMKTFSPIGADASILLKDPTGEIHGTLHRKVLEEYQTELGTGAGLILKQVSVFSPSPRKHYLNITPGNILQIFSPNSTLSTGSQPLTTQTTQPLSSQRLQSSQRSVAGDDFSTQELFLNDTSQQCSSNVAVEVPKENFDDLLQGLDEDDLFDDSLMAF from the exons ATGTCGGCTTTGTTTGCGATTGATGAGGATGATTTGGACCTAGCAGTCAACGATGAG GAGTTTCTTCTGGCTGCTTGTGGTATTACCCCCAACACATATTCGACAACCTCCACAAATGGATCCTACCACACTCAAGCAAAAGCCCAAAGCCATGACAAAATAGTAGCTGCAAGCCACACCCAAACAACATCTGCAAGATTGACACAAACAAAGGCTGCAAGACATGACTGTAATCAATCTTCAAATATAACTGGGATAAGTTCTGTGACACAATTCAAGAGAACACCTTTGGAATCACTTGCAAAAGACCCTTTTAAATTAAAGATCCAGCAACTTTCTGAGAAAACAGTTGAAGAACCACTATCTAAAAGGTTTGCAACTGAGACAAATTTTCCAATATGCTTCACAAGAAATAGCACCAAGGATTCGTTTACTGAAAATGATATCACAAATGTGTTTGATACAGGATCTCAAAACAAGCTCTTGACTACAAGAACTAGCCAACAAGATAAGGCTCTCCACCAAAAAACCATAGTCAACAGAAATACTTTGCCATCTGGCTCCTCCGCAAGAGTGTTCTCCCAGTCAAAACTTTTAAATTCTCGTAATGCCAATCACAGTGCAGTACTGCATAGTAAAAGTAAGGAGACTCCTCAAAGAATCAATGACAATTTTCCTGCAGGTACCACAAACACAACCCCTGGACAAGCCTATACTGAAACCCCTAGAAGAGACAAATTCAGAGTTCCTGGAGTGAGCAATAATGAATGTTTACCTAGAAGAAGCAATCCCAAGACTCCTAAAacagataatgataatgaagctctaaagaaaaacaaaaacattactCCAAGAAGAAGTGACACACCGAGTAGAGAATATAGCATTACCCCAAGGAGATCCCAGAGAAAGTTCCCAGGGCCTGCCGGGCTGCTACCAAAACTG aCTCCAGGGCAAAACATTGCTGAATCAAATGTCCCGAATGTATCCCCAATATCCCGCCGCACCAGCCCCACCATTCAAACTCCAGTTCTT CAATCGTCATCAGAGGATGAAGATTTCAACAGAGATCCATGGCTCTCCATGTACAAAGAATTTATTGAAA ATGCCCCATCAGTAATGAGGTACACAGTTGGTAAAGTCTTAAAAGAG GCAGCTGCACAAAATCTTAAGCATGGCAAGGTCCCTTGTCTGTGTGTCCTTATGAAAACATTCTCGCCAATAGGGGCAGATGCCAGCATTCTATTAAAAGACCCTACAG GTGAGATCCATGGAACATTGCATCGAAAAGTCTTAGAGGAGTACCAAACAGAGCTAGGTACAGGAGCCGGGCTGATCCTTAAACAG GTGTCGGTATTCAGTCCTTCTCCAAGAAAACACTACCTGAATATAACTCCTGGAAACATTTTACAGATCTTCTCCCCCAACTCCACGCTTAGCACAGGGAGTCAGCCGCTG acaACGCAAACAACACAACCCCTCAGTTCTCAAAGACTTCAAAGTTCCCAGAGAAG TGTGGCTGGGGATGACTTTAGTACGCAAGAGCTTTTTCTTAATGATACAAGTCAGCAGTGTTCATCTAATGTTGCCGTAGAGGTACCCAAAG AAAACTTTGATGACCTTCTCCAGGGATTGGATGAAGATGATCTATTTGATGATTCTTTGATGGCTTTTTAG